The Leucobacter chromiiresistens genome has a window encoding:
- a CDS encoding ribonuclease H family protein, with translation MALTAAADGSALGNPGPAGWAWYVDDDQWRAGGWPRATNNQGELMAVLDLLLATEDRADEPLRILCDSQYVINSVTQWMAGWKRRGWRKADGKPVLNRELLERLDAAMVGRDVQFEWVKGHAGHALNEAADLRARAAATAFQAGREPERGPGLAGEGSPTLEIAAPTAPVPPTLF, from the coding sequence ATGGCACTCACTGCAGCAGCTGACGGCTCAGCACTCGGCAACCCCGGACCGGCGGGCTGGGCCTGGTACGTCGACGACGATCAGTGGCGGGCCGGCGGGTGGCCGCGCGCCACGAACAATCAGGGCGAGCTGATGGCGGTGCTCGACCTGCTGCTCGCCACCGAGGATCGAGCCGATGAACCGCTGCGGATCCTGTGCGACAGCCAGTACGTGATCAACTCCGTGACGCAGTGGATGGCGGGGTGGAAGCGCAGAGGCTGGCGGAAGGCCGACGGCAAGCCGGTGCTGAACCGCGAACTGCTCGAGCGCTTGGACGCGGCGATGGTCGGTCGGGACGTGCAGTTCGAGTGGGTGAAGGGCCATGCCGGGCACGCGCTCAACGAGGCTGCGGATCTGCGGGCTCGCGCGGCGGCGACCGCGTTCCAGGCCGGTCGCGAGCCCGAGCGGGGCCCCGGGCTCGCCGGGGAGGGATCGCCGACGCTCGAAATCGCGGCACCGACCGCGCCGGTGCCGCCGACCCTGTTCTGA
- a CDS encoding transglycosylase SLT domain-containing protein, producing the protein MAIVKFAPVSRWSKLRAPIAVLAVSGFLGAAVIAPFAMPSAPADAETLAFQERIHQEFTPAATDEADLVYTEVGVVELPDPAEVKRKQEAKRAAEAAKSAKAAEEAEEAEGAEGEPAQEEGPEAPPKYSGGGSPAEWMAAAGIPESDWGYVDYIASRESSWNPNATNASSGACGLIQALPCSKVPGSGYDPVDNLRWANGYAIDRYGSWKAAHAFWTANHWW; encoded by the coding sequence GTGGCTATCGTGAAGTTTGCTCCCGTCTCCCGCTGGTCGAAGCTCCGGGCTCCGATCGCGGTGCTCGCGGTATCCGGGTTCCTGGGTGCCGCGGTCATCGCTCCGTTCGCGATGCCCAGCGCTCCGGCTGATGCCGAGACGCTCGCGTTCCAAGAGCGAATCCATCAGGAGTTCACTCCTGCCGCGACGGATGAGGCCGACCTGGTCTACACCGAGGTCGGCGTCGTCGAGCTTCCCGACCCCGCCGAGGTGAAGCGGAAGCAGGAGGCGAAGCGCGCTGCAGAAGCGGCGAAATCCGCCAAGGCCGCGGAGGAGGCCGAGGAAGCGGAGGGCGCCGAGGGCGAGCCCGCTCAGGAGGAGGGCCCCGAGGCGCCGCCGAAGTACTCGGGCGGAGGCTCGCCCGCGGAGTGGATGGCGGCCGCCGGGATCCCCGAATCCGACTGGGGCTACGTCGACTACATCGCTTCGCGCGAGAGCTCCTGGAACCCGAACGCTACGAACGCCAGCTCGGGCGCGTGCGGGCTGATCCAGGCGCTGCCGTGCAGCAAGGTGCCGGGCAGCGGCTACGATCCGGTCGACAACCTGCGTTGGGCGAACGGGTACGCGATCGACCGCTACGGCAGCTGGAAGGCCGCCCACGCGTTCTGGACCGCGAACCACTGGTGGTGA
- a CDS encoding cysteine desulfurase family protein, whose amino-acid sequence MMVGGNAYLDHAATSPMPEAVLEAYVEALRTVGNPASTHGHGQRASLVLESARDRIARLVGCDHAELIFTAGGTESINLALKGLYWSRRRAGAGPVVLVAAGEHHATVEAAEWLRDTQGAELVWVPIDAHGLLAPDALAHAIAAAGAERVAVVSFLWANNEVGTVQSVRELCRIAADHGIPAHVDAVSALGQVPIDFAGSGAAALSLSAHKVGGPVGVGALILGRRVTADALLHGGSQQRSRSGTQDVAGAVAFAAALALVLDDDGSPRASGIEHLEALRRRLVDGVRAADPTAVLRGAPVGPGRLPGNAHFTFPGCQGDSLVFLLDAAGVSVSVGSACRAGVAEISHVLLAMGVTPEEAAGALRFTLGHATRAAEVDALVEALPEAVRAARAAGLS is encoded by the coding sequence ATGATGGTCGGCGGGAACGCGTATCTCGATCACGCCGCGACGTCGCCGATGCCCGAGGCCGTGCTCGAGGCCTACGTCGAGGCGCTGCGCACCGTCGGCAACCCCGCGTCGACGCACGGCCACGGGCAGCGGGCGAGCCTCGTGCTCGAGTCGGCGCGCGACCGCATCGCCCGGCTGGTCGGCTGCGATCACGCCGAGCTCATCTTCACGGCGGGCGGTACCGAGTCGATCAATCTCGCGCTGAAGGGGCTGTACTGGTCGCGCCGGCGCGCCGGGGCGGGCCCGGTCGTGCTGGTGGCCGCGGGCGAGCATCACGCGACGGTGGAGGCGGCGGAGTGGCTGCGCGACACGCAGGGCGCCGAGCTCGTCTGGGTGCCGATCGACGCGCACGGGCTGCTCGCGCCGGACGCGCTCGCGCACGCGATCGCCGCGGCGGGGGCGGAGCGGGTCGCCGTCGTCTCGTTCCTCTGGGCGAACAACGAGGTCGGCACCGTGCAGTCCGTCCGCGAGCTGTGCCGGATCGCCGCCGACCACGGCATCCCGGCGCATGTCGACGCGGTGTCCGCGCTCGGCCAGGTGCCGATCGACTTCGCGGGTTCCGGCGCCGCCGCCCTCAGCCTCTCGGCGCACAAGGTCGGCGGCCCGGTGGGCGTGGGAGCGCTGATTCTCGGGCGCAGGGTGACGGCCGACGCGCTGCTGCACGGAGGCAGCCAGCAGCGGTCGCGATCCGGCACCCAGGACGTCGCCGGCGCAGTGGCCTTCGCCGCCGCCCTCGCACTCGTGCTCGACGATGACGGGAGCCCGCGAGCGAGCGGGATCGAGCACCTCGAGGCCCTGCGCCGGCGACTCGTCGACGGCGTGCGCGCGGCCGATCCGACCGCCGTGCTCCGCGGCGCGCCGGTCGGCCCGGGCCGTCTCCCCGGCAACGCGCACTTCACATTCCCGGGGTGCCAGGGGGACTCTCTGGTCTTCCTGCTCGACGCCGCGGGCGTCTCCGTCTCGGTGGGATCCGCCTGCCGGGCGGGCGTCGCGGAGATCTCGCACGTGCTGCTCGCGATGGGCGTCACGCCCGAGGAGGCCGCCGGAGCACTGCGATTCACTCTGGGCCACGCGACCCGTGCCGCCGAGGTGGACGCCCTCGTGGAGGCGCTGCCGGAGGCGGTGCGCGCCGCTCGAGCGGCCGGGTTGAGCTGA
- the rpsB gene encoding 30S ribosomal protein S2, whose protein sequence is MAVVTMRQLLDSGVHFGHQTRRWNPKMKRFIFTERSGIYIIDLQQSLGYIDAAYDFVKQTVARGGNILFVGTKKQAQEAIAEQATRVNQPYVNQRWLGGLLTNFQTVTGRLERMKELEQLDFEGTTSGFTKKELLLKKRELEKLQKSLGGIRHMGKTPSALWVVDTKKEHLAIDEAKKLGIPVIAILDTNCDPDEVTYPIPGNDDAIRSVALLTRVIADAAAEGLMERHQKPSEGSEQAAEPLAEWEVELLGSDASAPAAEAPAAEEAPAAEAPAAEEAPAEAAAETPAAE, encoded by the coding sequence ATGGCCGTCGTAACCATGCGCCAGCTGCTCGACAGCGGCGTCCACTTCGGACACCAGACCCGCCGCTGGAACCCGAAGATGAAGCGCTTCATCTTCACCGAGCGCTCGGGCATCTACATCATCGACCTGCAGCAGTCGCTCGGGTACATCGATGCCGCGTACGACTTCGTGAAGCAGACGGTCGCCCGCGGCGGCAACATCCTCTTCGTCGGCACGAAGAAGCAGGCCCAGGAGGCCATCGCCGAGCAGGCGACCCGCGTCAACCAGCCGTACGTCAACCAGCGCTGGCTCGGCGGTCTGCTCACGAACTTCCAGACGGTCACCGGCCGCCTGGAGCGCATGAAGGAGCTCGAGCAGCTCGACTTCGAGGGCACGACGAGCGGCTTCACCAAGAAGGAGCTGCTGCTCAAGAAGCGCGAGCTCGAGAAGCTGCAGAAGTCGCTCGGCGGCATCCGCCACATGGGCAAGACCCCTTCGGCTCTCTGGGTGGTCGACACCAAGAAGGAGCACCTCGCGATCGACGAGGCCAAGAAGCTGGGCATCCCGGTGATCGCGATCCTCGACACCAACTGCGATCCCGACGAGGTCACCTACCCGATCCCGGGCAACGATGACGCGATCCGCTCGGTCGCACTGCTGACCCGCGTCATCGCCGATGCCGCCGCCGAGGGTCTCATGGAGCGCCACCAGAAGCCCTCGGAGGGTTCCGAGCAGGCCGCTGAGCCGCTCGCCGAGTGGGAGGTCGAGCTGCTCGGTAGCGACGCTTCGGCTCCCGCCGCCGAGGCTCCGGCTGCTGAAGAGGCTCCGGCTGCCGAGGCTCCCGCCGCGGAGGAGGCTCCGGCCGAGGCCGCTGCCGAAACCCCGGCCGCAGAGTAA
- a CDS encoding murein hydrolase activator EnvC family protein produces the protein MRHRRLPGALVRVTLCALALWAPLALPTTPAPSPAPSATTPAIRADGSRWLPPLEATPFELIEAFRAPPHEYGPGHRGIDLAAPPGATVRAPAAGTVSFAGLVVDRPVVSVQVDEQTVYSMEPVTSDLQQGDAVGIGSPIGAVAAGGHCDARCLHLGIRVDDAYVNPMRYFVARPVLLPW, from the coding sequence ATGAGACATCGAAGGTTACCGGGCGCACTCGTACGCGTCACGCTGTGCGCACTCGCCCTCTGGGCTCCGCTCGCACTTCCTACGACTCCTGCACCTTCTCCTGCACCTTCTGCGACGACGCCGGCGATCCGCGCCGACGGGTCGCGCTGGCTTCCGCCCCTCGAGGCGACGCCGTTCGAGCTGATCGAGGCCTTCCGCGCGCCTCCGCACGAGTACGGTCCAGGACACCGCGGCATCGATCTCGCAGCACCCCCGGGAGCGACGGTGCGGGCGCCTGCCGCGGGCACGGTCAGCTTTGCGGGGCTCGTCGTCGATCGCCCGGTGGTCTCCGTGCAGGTCGACGAGCAGACGGTGTACTCGATGGAGCCCGTCACGAGCGACCTGCAGCAGGGCGACGCCGTGGGCATCGGATCGCCGATCGGCGCGGTGGCCGCCGGCGGGCACTGCGATGCGCGCTGCCTGCACCTCGGCATCCGCGTCGACGACGCGTACGTGAATCCGATGCGCTACTTCGTCGCTCGGCCCGTGCTGCTGCCGTGGTGA
- a CDS encoding phosphatidate cytidylyltransferase — protein sequence MAGSEKREEIRSALESTRAQLEATNARIEARAGRNLAFAIASGVILGGVFLASLLLVKQVFVVLVAILVGIALVELASAFRVAGRRVPRVGVVLAGLVVVAGATFWGAEGMLLGLFAGSLLLIVWRLIEGLVPRWEAPARTLVRDVFSGWFTLVYVGFLASFTILLVLAEQGEWWVFALVLVVVSVDIGAYAAGVTLGKHKMTPRISPNKTWEGFAGAAVVATGAGVLVSMLALGQPWWVGVVIGIVVLFTATGGDLTESLIKRNLGVKDMSSWIPGHGGFLDRLDSLLPSAVGVYGVALALGVV from the coding sequence ATGGCCGGCTCGGAGAAACGCGAAGAGATTCGCAGCGCGCTCGAATCGACTCGCGCGCAGCTCGAGGCGACGAATGCTCGCATCGAGGCTCGGGCCGGCCGTAATCTCGCCTTCGCCATCGCGTCGGGGGTCATTCTCGGCGGAGTGTTCCTGGCGAGTCTGCTGCTGGTGAAGCAGGTGTTCGTCGTGCTCGTGGCGATTCTGGTCGGGATCGCGCTCGTCGAGCTCGCGTCCGCGTTCCGCGTCGCCGGCCGCCGCGTGCCGCGCGTGGGCGTGGTGCTCGCGGGGCTGGTCGTCGTCGCGGGGGCGACCTTCTGGGGTGCCGAGGGCATGCTGCTCGGCCTCTTCGCCGGATCGCTGCTGCTCATCGTGTGGCGGCTGATCGAGGGTCTCGTGCCGCGCTGGGAGGCTCCGGCGCGGACGCTCGTGCGGGATGTGTTCTCGGGCTGGTTCACGCTGGTGTACGTCGGCTTTCTGGCATCATTCACGATTCTGCTGGTGCTCGCGGAGCAGGGCGAGTGGTGGGTGTTCGCGCTCGTGCTCGTGGTGGTCTCGGTGGACATCGGGGCCTACGCCGCCGGAGTGACGCTCGGCAAGCACAAGATGACGCCCCGCATCAGCCCGAACAAGACGTGGGAGGGCTTCGCCGGAGCCGCGGTGGTGGCCACGGGCGCCGGCGTGCTGGTGTCGATGCTGGCGCTCGGCCAGCCGTGGTGGGTCGGCGTCGTCATCGGCATCGTCGTGCTCTTCACGGCCACGGGGGGAGATCTCACGGAGTCTCTCATCAAACGCAACTTAGGGGTGAAAGACATGAGTTCCTGGATTCCTGGTCACGGCGGTTTTCTGGACCGCCTCGACTCGCTGCTGCCGTCGGCGGTCGGCGTGTACGGCGTGGCCCTCGCTCTGGGAGTCGTGTGA
- a CDS encoding tyrosine recombinase XerC → MRLSAAVERFLTAAQLEYGYSEHTVRAYQRDLGAFAAFAESAGHADLAACDLELMRDWLWQRQQQGLAATTLARNVATLKSFGAWLERSRLVPGSPASRLRAPKAGRDLPRVLADEQMRRLLERVEARADLERPESLRDHAVLELLYAAALRVSELCSLPLTGVDAGARTVRVLGKGGKERVVPYGRPAARAIETYVRDARPALLLRAESAGRGRPPEPARDALFVGNRGGRLSTNAVYRTVARELADEPGGGPRGPHTLRHTAATHLLNGGADLRVVQEMLGHSSLSSTQVYTHVSTERLAQSYRQAHPRA, encoded by the coding sequence GTGCGATTGTCAGCAGCCGTCGAGCGGTTCCTCACCGCTGCGCAGCTCGAGTACGGCTACTCCGAGCACACGGTGCGCGCCTACCAGCGCGACCTCGGGGCATTCGCCGCCTTCGCCGAATCGGCGGGTCATGCGGACCTCGCCGCGTGCGATCTCGAGCTCATGCGCGACTGGCTGTGGCAGCGACAGCAGCAGGGCCTGGCCGCGACGACCCTCGCGCGGAACGTCGCCACGCTGAAATCGTTCGGCGCATGGCTCGAACGCTCCCGGCTCGTTCCGGGAAGCCCGGCATCCCGGCTCCGAGCCCCCAAAGCGGGGAGAGACCTCCCGCGGGTGCTCGCGGACGAGCAGATGCGACGCCTGCTCGAACGGGTCGAAGCGCGGGCAGACCTGGAGCGCCCCGAATCGCTGCGAGACCACGCGGTGCTCGAACTCCTGTACGCCGCCGCGCTCCGCGTGTCCGAATTGTGCTCGCTGCCGCTGACCGGCGTCGATGCCGGCGCGCGCACCGTGCGCGTGCTGGGCAAGGGCGGCAAGGAGCGCGTCGTGCCTTACGGCCGCCCCGCGGCCCGCGCCATCGAGACCTACGTGCGCGACGCGCGCCCCGCACTGCTCCTGCGCGCCGAGTCGGCCGGCCGGGGTCGCCCGCCGGAGCCCGCACGCGATGCTCTGTTCGTGGGCAACCGGGGCGGGCGCTTGAGCACCAACGCCGTCTATCGAACGGTGGCGCGCGAGCTGGCGGACGAGCCGGGGGGAGGGCCGCGCGGCCCGCATACCCTCCGACACACCGCGGCGACCCATCTGCTCAACGGGGGCGCGGACCTGCGCGTGGTGCAGGAGATGCTGGGGCACTCGAGCCTATCGAGCACGCAGGTGTACACGCATGTGTCGACCGAGAGGCTCGCGCAGAGCTACCGTCAGGCGCACCCGCGGGCGTGA
- the frr gene encoding ribosome recycling factor, with amino-acid sequence MIEEVFADVKDRMSRAVESAKESFATVRTGRANPSLLQNVQVDYYGTPTPLSQLASVQNQDARSLLVTPYDKGAMKDIEQAIRDMPNLGANPSNDGSVIRLSLPELTTERRKEFVKIVKGKAEDARVAVRNVRRSGKDDLEALKSEVGEDEIARAEKELESVTKQFIEQIDEAAKRKEAELLEV; translated from the coding sequence GTGATCGAAGAAGTCTTCGCCGACGTCAAGGACCGCATGAGCCGCGCGGTCGAATCCGCCAAGGAGAGCTTCGCCACGGTTCGCACGGGTCGCGCGAACCCGTCGCTGCTGCAGAACGTGCAGGTCGACTACTACGGCACGCCCACGCCGCTGTCGCAGCTCGCGTCGGTGCAGAACCAGGACGCTCGCAGCCTCCTCGTGACGCCCTACGACAAGGGCGCGATGAAGGACATCGAGCAGGCGATTCGCGACATGCCGAATCTGGGCGCCAACCCCTCGAACGACGGCTCGGTGATCCGCCTGTCGCTTCCCGAGCTCACGACCGAGCGTCGCAAGGAGTTCGTGAAGATCGTGAAGGGCAAGGCTGAGGATGCGCGCGTCGCTGTGCGCAACGTGCGCCGCTCGGGCAAGGACGATCTCGAGGCCCTGAAGAGCGAGGTCGGCGAGGACGAGATCGCCCGCGCCGAGAAGGAGCTCGAGAGCGTGACGAAGCAGTTCATCGAGCAGATCGACGAGGCCGCCAAGCGCAAAGAAGCCGAGCTGCTGGAGGTCTGA
- the pyrH gene encoding UMP kinase encodes MTKTADRKRRVLLKLSGEAFGGGTLGVNPDVVSQIAREIAAAMQEAEVAVVVGGGNFFRGAELSQRGMDRARADYMGMLGTVMNALALQDFLEQAGVETRVQSAITMTQVAETYIPLRAIRHLEKGRVVIFGAGAGLPYFSTDTVAAQRALEIQADQVLVAKNGVDGVYTADPRHDPEATLIEQITYNDALVRGLKVVDSTSFSLCMDNGMPMRVFGMEPAGNVTAALRGAPLGTLVHA; translated from the coding sequence ATGACGAAGACCGCCGATCGCAAGCGTCGAGTACTGCTCAAGCTCTCGGGGGAGGCCTTCGGGGGAGGGACGCTCGGGGTGAACCCCGACGTGGTCAGCCAGATCGCCCGTGAGATCGCCGCCGCGATGCAGGAGGCGGAGGTCGCCGTGGTCGTCGGCGGCGGAAACTTCTTCCGCGGAGCGGAGCTCTCGCAGCGGGGCATGGATCGCGCTCGCGCCGACTACATGGGGATGCTCGGCACCGTGATGAACGCCCTCGCCCTCCAGGATTTCCTCGAGCAGGCGGGCGTCGAGACCCGTGTGCAATCGGCCATCACGATGACGCAGGTCGCGGAGACGTACATCCCGCTGCGCGCCATCCGCCACCTCGAGAAGGGCCGCGTCGTCATCTTCGGCGCCGGGGCGGGACTGCCGTACTTCTCGACCGACACGGTGGCCGCGCAGCGCGCGCTGGAGATCCAGGCCGATCAGGTGCTCGTCGCGAAGAACGGCGTCGACGGGGTCTACACGGCAGACCCGCGCCACGATCCCGAGGCGACGCTGATCGAGCAGATCACGTACAACGATGCGCTGGTGCGGGGGCTCAAGGTGGTCGATTCGACCTCGTTCAGCCTCTGCATGGACAACGGCATGCCGATGAGGGTCTTCGGGATGGAGCCGGCGGGCAACGTCACGGCGGCGCTTCGCGGCGCACCGCTCGGCACACTCGTACACGCCTGA
- the tsf gene encoding translation elongation factor Ts, with protein MAAVSMAAVKELRDRLGAGMLDSKNALIEADGDVEKAIEILRLKGLKGVAKRGDREASEGLVAVRQSEGAATMIELVCETDFVAKNEKFIALAERVLDAAVAAGASSAEEALAAPAEGKTVADVITEEAAIIGERIEVRKLSRVEAPATSVYLHQTSKDLPPQIGVVVGYEGDDAEAALSIARHISFADPLYLSREDVPEADVEKERALVTEISKNEGKPEAALPKIVEGRLTAFFKQVALNEQVHALDADKREVKKVAEAAGITVTGFARSKVGA; from the coding sequence ATGGCTGCAGTAAGCATGGCCGCTGTGAAGGAGCTGCGCGACCGCCTCGGCGCCGGCATGCTCGACAGCAAGAACGCGCTCATCGAGGCCGACGGAGACGTCGAGAAGGCCATCGAGATCCTGCGTCTCAAGGGCCTCAAGGGCGTCGCCAAGCGCGGCGACCGCGAGGCGAGCGAGGGCCTCGTCGCCGTCCGTCAGTCCGAGGGCGCTGCGACGATGATCGAGCTCGTCTGCGAGACCGACTTCGTCGCGAAGAACGAGAAGTTCATCGCGCTCGCCGAGCGGGTGCTCGATGCGGCCGTCGCCGCCGGGGCGTCTTCGGCCGAGGAGGCCCTCGCGGCCCCCGCCGAGGGCAAGACCGTCGCCGACGTCATCACCGAGGAAGCCGCCATCATCGGCGAGCGCATCGAGGTGCGCAAGCTGTCGCGCGTCGAGGCGCCCGCCACGTCGGTCTACCTGCACCAGACCTCGAAGGATCTGCCCCCGCAGATCGGCGTGGTCGTGGGCTACGAGGGCGACGACGCCGAGGCTGCGCTCAGCATCGCGCGTCACATCTCGTTCGCGGATCCGCTCTACCTGAGCCGCGAGGACGTTCCCGAGGCGGACGTCGAGAAGGAGCGCGCACTCGTCACGGAGATCTCCAAGAACGAGGGCAAGCCCGAGGCCGCACTGCCGAAGATCGTCGAGGGTCGCCTCACCGCGTTCTTCAAGCAGGTCGCACTCAACGAGCAGGTCCACGCGCTCGACGCGGACAAGCGCGAGGTGAAGAAGGTGGCGGAAGCCGCAGGCATCACCGTCACCGGCTTCGCTCGCAGCAAGGTCGGCGCCTAG
- a CDS encoding DivIVA domain-containing protein translates to MHTSFPLATGSQLGYQQEQVDRFLEEARSAYEGAAEGSAMTSETVRRRAFAVKRGGYAPRYVDAAMDRLEEVFYERERRARVRAAGEEAWWEETRQLLSEVRGRINRPRGKRFRRRGLFATGYRRSQVDAFLDRVSEMFERRELALQPAEVRDVVFHSQWRGYDEEQVDALLDAVVELILATR, encoded by the coding sequence GTGCACACCTCCTTCCCCCTCGCGACCGGATCGCAGCTCGGCTATCAGCAGGAGCAGGTCGACCGGTTCTTGGAGGAGGCCCGCTCGGCCTACGAAGGCGCCGCAGAGGGCAGTGCGATGACGTCGGAGACGGTGCGCAGGCGGGCGTTCGCGGTGAAGCGCGGCGGCTATGCGCCGAGGTACGTGGACGCCGCGATGGATCGCCTCGAAGAGGTCTTCTACGAGCGGGAGCGTCGCGCGCGCGTGCGCGCCGCGGGCGAGGAGGCCTGGTGGGAGGAGACCCGGCAGCTGCTCTCCGAAGTGCGGGGCAGGATCAACCGGCCGCGGGGCAAGCGCTTTCGCCGACGGGGGCTGTTCGCGACGGGCTACCGCCGCTCGCAGGTCGACGCCTTTCTCGATCGCGTCTCGGAGATGTTCGAGCGTCGCGAGCTCGCGCTGCAGCCGGCGGAGGTGCGCGATGTCGTGTTCCACTCACAGTGGCGGGGCTACGACGAGGAGCAGGTCGATGCGCTGCTGGATGCCGTGGTCGAGCTGATCCTCGCGACCAGATGA
- a CDS encoding tetratricopeptide repeat protein, which yields MSQQFPERIPGGGVDLSHLAARAASPQPGAAAPTASGAPGVSGAPVVDVPSLVLDVTDATFEQAAQLSSVVPVVALLWSTRSEPSTALGAVLERVTRELDGRVLLARIDADGNPGLAQAFQAQAVPTVVALVGGRPVPLFQGPVPEEQVREFFGQLLQLAEQHGVAGRVNAPDDGGADASEAPAEPEIPAAHLAAIEAAERGDYARAISEWEAVLTRSPADADARAALVQVKLLHRLQGLTADEIRSGAAAAPTDIEAQLRVADLDVSGGHVEDAFLRLLDLFAAEDAEGRAVIRERLLELFEVVGVGDPRVAAARGRLANLLY from the coding sequence ATGAGTCAGCAGTTCCCGGAGCGCATTCCCGGCGGAGGCGTGGACCTCAGCCACCTCGCCGCGCGAGCCGCGTCCCCGCAGCCCGGCGCCGCCGCGCCGACGGCGAGCGGTGCGCCCGGAGTTTCGGGAGCGCCGGTCGTCGACGTGCCGTCCCTCGTACTGGACGTGACCGACGCGACCTTCGAGCAGGCGGCGCAGCTCTCGAGCGTCGTCCCCGTCGTCGCGCTGCTGTGGTCCACGCGGAGCGAGCCGTCGACGGCGCTCGGAGCGGTGCTCGAGCGGGTGACGCGCGAGCTCGACGGGCGCGTGCTCCTGGCGCGGATCGACGCGGACGGCAACCCGGGCCTCGCCCAGGCGTTCCAGGCGCAGGCGGTTCCGACGGTCGTCGCGCTCGTCGGGGGCCGGCCCGTGCCGCTGTTCCAGGGCCCCGTTCCGGAGGAGCAGGTGCGCGAGTTCTTCGGTCAGCTGCTGCAGCTGGCCGAGCAGCACGGCGTCGCCGGCCGGGTGAATGCTCCCGACGACGGGGGCGCCGACGCGAGCGAGGCCCCGGCGGAGCCCGAGATCCCCGCTGCGCACCTCGCCGCGATCGAGGCCGCGGAGCGGGGCGACTACGCCCGGGCGATCTCGGAGTGGGAGGCGGTGCTGACCCGCTCCCCGGCGGACGCCGACGCGCGGGCGGCGCTCGTGCAGGTGAAGCTGCTGCACCGTCTGCAGGGGCTGACCGCCGACGAGATCCGCAGCGGCGCAGCCGCGGCCCCGACCGACATCGAGGCGCAGCTCCGCGTCGCGGATCTCGACGTGTCGGGCGGGCACGTGGAGGATGCCTTCCTGCGTCTGCTCGACCTCTTCGCCGCGGAGGATGCCGAGGGCCGCGCGGTGATCCGGGAGCGCCTGCTCGAGCTGTTCGAGGTCGTCGGCGTCGGCGATCCTCGCGTGGCCGCGGCGCGCGGCCGGCTCGCGAACCTCCTCTACTGA
- a CDS encoding alpha/beta hydrolase, with product MVEISSNTVLRSRREDVELRTADGLTLYGELALPFDREPRATLVTLHPLPTAGGFMESHILRKAANRLPELADLAVLRFNTRGTSSPRGTSEGEFGEGVAEEHDVAAAMAFVAERALPNPWLLGWSFGTELALKYGLDHDIVGAILLSPPLHRATADDVAAWQQATPELVALIPEFDDYLRPAEAAERFASVPRMTLIDVEGGRHLWVGEKQTRRVLDEIVAAVGTAATPLPVEVEAERLQR from the coding sequence ATGGTGGAGATCTCGAGCAATACGGTGCTGCGGTCGCGCCGGGAGGACGTCGAACTGCGCACTGCGGACGGGCTCACGCTCTACGGCGAGCTGGCGCTGCCGTTCGACCGGGAGCCGCGGGCCACGCTCGTGACCCTGCATCCGCTGCCCACCGCCGGCGGGTTCATGGAGTCGCACATTCTGAGAAAGGCGGCCAATCGGCTGCCCGAGCTCGCGGACCTCGCGGTGCTGCGGTTCAATACGCGCGGCACCTCGTCGCCCCGGGGCACGAGCGAGGGCGAGTTCGGCGAGGGGGTCGCGGAGGAGCACGATGTCGCCGCCGCGATGGCGTTCGTCGCCGAGCGTGCGCTGCCGAACCCTTGGCTGCTGGGATGGTCGTTCGGTACCGAGCTCGCGCTGAAGTACGGCCTCGATCACGACATCGTGGGCGCGATCCTGCTCTCGCCGCCGCTCCATCGGGCGACGGCCGACGACGTCGCCGCGTGGCAGCAGGCGACTCCCGAGCTCGTCGCCCTCATTCCGGAGTTCGACGACTATCTGCGCCCGGCGGAGGCGGCGGAGCGGTTCGCGAGCGTGCCGCGCATGACGCTCATCGACGTGGAAGGCGGGCGTCACCTCTGGGTGGGGGAGAAGCAGACTCGTCGGGTGCTCGACGAGATCGTCGCCGCGGTGGGCACCGCAGCGACTCCGCTGCCCGTCGAGGTGGAAGCGGAGCGGCTGCAGCGCTAG